The DNA region GCCAccttatcttccatgatacaacatccagataagaattatatcAACCATATCCCAATAGAGATCCGCAAGCAGCCTGCctactgtgctcatgttgaagaagaattCGATGGGAATCCACGGTTTTATGATATTAAGGTGTATCTGGGAAAGGGAGAGTACTCAGAAAATGCTACACATACTCAAAAGCGCACATTACAGAGGTTAGCTAACCATTTCTTTCAGGATGGAGAAATTCTATACAGAAGAACTCCCGATctaggattgctaagatgtgtcaatGCCAATCAAGCATCCAGACTGCTCGAAGATATACATGCCGAGGtttgtggacctcacatgaatgggttCGTTCTAGACAAGAAGATACTAAGGGtgggatatttttggatgactatgcaAACTGAATGCATCAAGTATGTACAGAAATATGACTAGTGTTAGGTACATGCTGACATGATAAGAGTTCCACCTAATGAACTCAGTGTGACGAGTTCGTCTTGGCCTTTTGACACTTGGGGCATGGATTTCAACGGCCCAATCGAGCCTACCACCTCTAACAAACACATATTTATTCTATTAGCCactgattacttcaccaaatggttCTAAGACACCACCTACAAAGCTGTGACCAAGAATGTCGGATTTTGTTCGAGACCATCTCAAACGTCTGCCGATTCGAAGTGCCCGAGTCAATTATCACCGATAATTCTTCCAAACTCAATAATGATCTGATGCAGGCCATGTGCGAGACATTCAAGATCAAATACCGAAATTCCATTGCATATAGACTAcggatgaatggagccgtagaagctgcAAACAAGAATATTAAGAAAATACCAAGGAAGATGGTGGACAACTATAAATAGTGGCACAAGAAGTTACCATTTTCTTTGCTTGGATACCACACTACGGTCCGAAGCTGTTATACCcgtcgaggtagaaattcctcCCCCCTgtggatcatacaggaagccaaGCTTAGTGATGCAGAATGGGAACAAAGCCAATATAATCAGTGGGTTATCATCGACGTGAAAAGAATGAACGCAATGTGCCACGACCAACTTTACCAGAACTGAATGGCAATGGCTTTCAATAAGAAGGTTAGACCAAGACAATTCACATCCGGGAAACTGGTTCTAAAGATAGTCTTCCCACACTAGGATGAGGCAAAGGGTAAATTCTCACCAAActagcaaggtccttacatggttcaccgagtgcTGCCAGGAGGAGCACTAATACTAGAAGTAATGGATGGAGAGatatggccaaaacctatcaatttagATGttgtcaaaagatactatgtctaaATTGTATTGACACTTTCTTCTTGATGTAAcatgaactatgcttgacctgattcccgtttaagaggggatacacagGCAGCCCTGTGGATTCTGTCACATTTTAATATAATTTCCATTCTGCTCCATGGTATTAGGGCAAAACTTTGAATTTTATCAGATCCAATATTGTTACCAGAAGAGGATTATCGGGAAATATATCAAAGTCGATCCTtcggaactggggcagaattagAATCCCGAGGGGTTCTTCACAATCTTACATAGAACAAGGATGTTGCAATGTCTCAAAATATGTCACGGTCTATGATTTgaaaaaaactatatattttatgcatattttaataattgCATTTTTATGGCTAACCAATTACAAAATGCTTATTTTCAAAACTCAATTTTTGTAATAGCCAAATTCTACCCAGGCCAACTCAAAGCATAGAAGTGTCAAGCTTAGAAAGTAATGTCAGAAGAAAGGACGGTATAGGGAATtgaaagcacgaaccaaccttcctcGACTTACAAATTTTCTTTGAATGTAGGAATAATAGATGCAACACTATCAAGAGTGTCCGCAAAGGATAAACAACAAGACTGTTATCTTCAAATAGACAAATGCTACCAAGCCTAAATGTGTTGAGCTAAGAATTGCTCTCCTTTCTCGAATTTGTATGAGGCTATGCTTTGCCTCcatcattacataaggctaagaattgccttcatctgcataaggctaagcattgcacTCACTATCTGCATCGGGTCAAGCATGATCCatctatttgcatgaggctaagcactgcctccacatatgcatAGGGGTAAGCATTGCCCTCAAAATTTGCATAGGGCTATGCACTTCCCTCAtactttcatgaggctaagctctgcctccatcattacataaggctaatcattgccttcATCTGTatagggctaagcattgccctcacTATCTGCATCAGGTCAAGCATGGTCCTTCTACCTGCATGAGTTTAAACACTGCCTCCACGTCTAGTTAGGGCTAAACACTACCCTCATAAATTGCATAGTGCTAAACATTGCCCTCAAACATGCATGAGGCTAAGatctgcctccattattgcataaggctaaatacTATCttcctacttgcatgaggctaagctctgcatcattatttgcatagggctaagcattgACCTCATTATTTgaatgaggctaagctctgcctctatCATTACATAAGGCAAAGAACTGTCTTCACCTGCATAGGGCTAAACGTTGCCCTCATTACCTACATATGGCTAAGCACTTCCCTCCTTGCTTGCATGTGtttaagctctgcctccatctcGCACAACGCTAAGCACAACCTTCCTCCATTCTTGTATAAGGCTAAACCCTGCCTTCGTCATCTGCATATGGCTAAGCACTGCCTATTTTCTTTGTTGAACAGTCAAATATCACTACACACTTGTATTTCATGGGATGAAATATTGCCACATTATTCAAGGACGTTATAGTCCaaaggcaccatcttcatagcctaATTATAACATTCTATGGCCTAAGGATCTCAAagttgcacatcattattcaaaggagtCACTGTCCaaaggcaccattctcatggcctGAGGAAACCATTTCATGGCCAGAGAATCCATTTATTATACGTTTCATGGCCccggacgtcatggtctaaggacatcattctcatcgtccgaagacaactttcatggaccGAAGAGAATTTGCATCATACTTAAAGTTTTGCACTCACAACAATGACGTTATAACTATTATGTATATGCTTGAGTATTCGTTGTATTTAAAGCCTTGTAGGTAACTCAGAAGGTAACTGTTCTTCAAACAGGAGAAATTCTTGCTCCTATTTCTTCTCAAATGTTCACATTCCTTTAGTATCTCCAAGTAACCGGCAACTAATAATTGATTACTTTTCGTTTTCGTAACCGTTCCCAAATCACATTGCCTCACGCATCCGTAATGATTGATTCCACATTATTGTCATCTATAATCTCCATCTATAATTTAAACCATTCACAACACCGTCCTATAAAGAGAAAATCATTCATTAAAATATGCAGTCTTTCCACAACAACAACATGTAGTATTTATATAGAGAAAATCGTTCATTAAAAccatggatatgtaggcagctcaagaaCCAGGATCCGACCCCCATATTTTAGCATCTCATATCACATCCTCGTCTATTCAAACAAAATTTATTATCATCTtgatttctttacccgacaatgCTTTCATCATTcttgggtaaagaggggcagctgttgatactaaattttgccctcatattttccaCTTAACTAGTATATTCATaagatttttatatatttttaaatattatttatagaaTATTTCCTTGCACTACTATTCCTTGATATGCTTTAAATATTACTTTGATTTCCTCATAACACTTTTTATCAAATTATTATCATGGAAGTTTTATACAAATGATTTTATTCATATTATAAGGATTTTTAATTGGTTCTAGCATTTATAAttgataaatatttatttattatatcctTTAAATTATTTCTAAGTGATTAGTGGTCCAAACTAATTATCTATACTTCTATGCATATTTTATAGTATTTCACATTATTTCGTACaactatattttctttttataccATTTACATATTGTTTTGCATTGATAGCCTATATTTTACAATAACTATATTTATTATGATATTTAGGCCAAAAAtggcatttttatatttttacaatcaTAATCTACTATTTTAAAAGTGTTAATTTCTCAAgtagcattttttataatttattttattgattcccttgtaATATTTAAGTATGGTCCAACATAGGTTTGAAATTCGAACCGAATATGATCCAATGACTAAGCCCATCCCATTTAGCCATCTGAggcccaaaccaaacaccccgacCTAAAACTAAACAACCGACACCCACTTACCCAACCCAATGCCAttttaatcccagccgttgatctccAACGATCAATGGCTCCCAACCTTTCCCCCTTTCTCCTTATATCATCTCAACCCCGAAACCCTAATCCATTTCTCACCCCACAACCACCTCTCTATTCTCTGAAACCCAGCTACCTCACTCACAGAACCCTATCTTGAACCCAATTTGACACGGATATCTTCTGTAATCTCCTTTCTTTTTCTAGCTCTAAAAATGTTTCTTCCCCGATTCTTGACTTGGTTTGTTTGGTACTGAGTTATTTGTGGAAAGGACATCATCATCTCCGATTATAGATGTTTACTATATTATTGAGTTAATACATTCAAATCAAAGCCACACAAGTCCGATTTGACGAGATTCTTTGTTATTATTTTGATTCCTTGGCCGAGCTAGGATTTACCCGATTGTGCCCTAATCCGACTCAAAATTTGTTTGCATGAGATCCTTTCCTTATTCTATGGTttgattgattcttttcctttttgattaTGTGAATCGAACACTATATATACCTATCCCCAATTCCCCTAATGAAGACTCGGGAATcacttctctctttctctcacaCCCTTATACTCACTTTATTTGGATCTAGTTCTCCGAGAACTCTTGTTCCTTTTCATTATTGGCTGGCTGAAATCCAAGTCAACTCGGATATTTTTCTGTAGGCCTCCCCCGACACAAGTACTTCTTGGAGTcctcgaggctcttgtgaactttGAAGTGCCGGAGAACTTTGGTTTTCCTATATCAAACTCGTTCACTTGCAATCAATGCTACATTACTACTagatttttgattttcttgtttgtttactTCTCTTCATGACTGGTTAGTACTTTGGATCCCTAATTGCTTTAATTTTCTATTGCTCGCTTAAGAGTCATACTTAGAATCCATGTCCTGCTCCCAATAAATATTTATGTGAATTACTATAGTAGAAAGGATGCTTTAGGGGTGTGGTCTTTTTTATTTGTGTGAATTGAAGTCCCTATCATATTATGTGTTGTTTTTCCTTTCCTTGCAACTTATGTGATCATGGTAGAATTTTGTATTTCCACGTTTTGATGCTGCAAATTAGTTTGGTTAAGACACTTCTTTACATGAATACTTGGCCATATATTTGTTGTACTCACCCCTATGTATGTGCTCTATTAACCTGTTGAATTTCCTATTTTCTTTAAAATCGGATAAAAATATATCCCACTTGACTTGCTGAGTGCCATGCCTAGAAACCATGTATATAAGAAGTTTCGATCTTAGGATTTCGCACTAGACTTTCCTTTATGAATTCTTGTTTGGTTGTATTCTCTATGATTAAGTCCTGACCATTCTAGAAGGCCTATCCCTAAGATGTTTTCACTATGATCTAATTCCATGAACCTGCTAAGCCATAAAATGTGTGTTTGTTTTACTGGACCTTTGTGTTCTGTTTATCCCTTAATGTTGTATATGACTGTAAGATCCTTTCATGAGATTTTATGAAACTGATGGACTCTCACATGTGTTCTTGTCCTATTTATGTGCTCTTTCACCTCATAGATATCACATCCCAAGATATTATTTAGAGACTTCTGTTCTTGGTTAGCTTGTATCATTAAGGATCCGAGTGCATATGTTCTTGCCTAAATTTGAAGTCGCTTGGATGACTGGTTAttacgacccgaccgatcgttttatGTAATTGTGCCCCGTTtgcccttttgatgcttcacaaatatgtatttatgattttatgatTTACGGGCTTGATTAGTTTGGTTCCGGGAAGATTTTGAGTTGATTTGGATCCTTTGATTCTTGACtttgaagcttaagttagaaatattgaccAAGCTTTGACTTTTGGGAAAATGATCCCGAAACAGTATTTTGATGGCTTCGATAGCttcgtatcataattttggacttgggcatatgcccagaattgaattcggaagtccataggttgatttgtgttattttgccAAAAATttgcaatttgaagttgaaacaTTTTACTGTAGGTTGACTTTAACTATCTAGTTTGGAATTTGATCTCGGGACTTGGAATatgtctgttatgttatttagaacttggctgcaaaatttggtatcatttggagttgatttgataggattcagacgtttagttgcaattctagagTTTCTTTaaattactttgaaattcatacatttttagtgttcgattcatagttctagatgttagttttgtatttttatcgtgcgatcaagttcgtatgatatttttagacttatgtgcatgtttggtttggagccctgggGGCTCGGATGAGTATAAGACCTATTTCAGAATGAAGTGAACTAAAAATGAATTGCTGGTGCTCTGTTATCGCAACTGCTAGCACCAACCTTGCAGTTGCACAGGTGACACTGGGggctctgatgtcgcaattgcgattgaccccttcgcaattgcgaagtcagcATGTATGAGCCTtgggtcgcttttgcgaagaagTCCAGCTTTGCAATCGCAATTGTGATAATTATTGAGGCTGTCAGGGTCCGCAAATGTGATCCCTGgtccgcaattgcgagggttctCAAATGCTAACCttgtgtcacaaatgcgacatctgcagcttgaCAAAGGGTCGGGAGACGGAATATTTCAacatattctctcattttagcACCTTAGACTCGGtaagaggcgatttggagagggagTTACATCTACAAATATTAGGTAAGTGATTATAATccatttccaactatatttcatcaatatatgttatattttaacATCAAAGTCATGTggatcaaagtgaaaatttgtgaaactttgtcaagttttgaaaataagaatttgagcTTTGATAgtcgatttggacttggattttgaaactaatcacatatatgaacttgtGGGGTTATGGTAGTCGGAATCTAACcttggacccgagttttgacTGGACAAGCCCCGGgtttacttttgttgactttttgaaaaaagtgtaaagatcacagctttatctattgtaattgctTTCCCTTGCATTTTTGATGATATttagtcaattttggttagatttgagtcgcgtggaggtgaattttagggtAAAAGCTATTTCCGAgtgttgagttggcctagttgaggtaagtatcttgcctaactttgtgtgggggaactaccccttaggatttcggattcattgtgtcatttgtgctatgtgaaagtcgtgtacgcaaggtgacgagtgggtacaggagttatatgttgtatttgaccgatttaggatacttagactctttccatgctttaatttaattgtcatatcatgttctaaattctcatagtcaatctactcttacttgtgttagtctatcctcaCATGCCTTAAATGACTTTGTTAACATTTGTTCTACATCTTACTTGATATTTTTCTCTTATGCTAtatttgaagttgttgcctctttcatcgttacatgttatctcttccattgttgatttattattatttgaagtcattgttacatgttatctcttccattgttggttatccttatttgaagtcatcgttacatgttatctcttatattgtgagttattcttatttaatatcatgattacacattatctctttcattgttgaattaTTGGTGTTGAGGTTGTGAAagccgttatcacattgaggcgaagttgttTATTTTTGAGTTATCCCTCTTGTTAAGAAATTtacttttattgttattgttgatattcatatacacattgtggttgagccatgggcaaTTGTTgcggaaacattgatattgttgattattagcaagttgtggcatatgggaacTTGTGGTGCTAGTTTTTATTGTGATGTGATAATAATGCGCATGCatcggtataaggataggggttaatgtgcatgcggtggcttaaggtgggacttatgtgcgtgttgcttgtaaggtaattacttgaagccacgcgacATCATAAGGTCgtctaaagtgcgtgtagctattttgggaaaaatattttcaaaactatttaatataaggctcacgcggcgataTAAGGAAATAATGTGATTGAATTTGAGAAATGtgtatgaggcggtacctcgaatGTGATTCTTGTTttatacaaggcggtacctcggttgagATTCTTGTTAtgtacgaggtggtacctcattggtgattcttgttgtttatctcataTTGTAGAGAGTTATTGGTGAAACACTTCTTGTTTCACTTATTCTTCTTTGTCTTATCAGTTAGGATTCGTATTTTACTATGGTGTTTTTTTAATTGCTTCCCTTATGTTATCTTCATGCTTACAATTCTGGCATTAGTCTAGGTTATTAACTTGTTTCATATCAGTTCTTTCTTCGCCTTCCATTACTTATCGTTATTATGTTTCATTCTATTTATTATATCCTAAAAGGTGTCTttacctgacctcatcactactctaccgaggttaggattgatacttactgggtaccattgtggtgtactcatactacgcttttgtacattttatttgtgcagatccaggtacgtctgctcgtgCAGGACGTTAGTGATTGGCTGTAGCTAATTttccagagacttcaaggtatacctgcttggcGTCCGtatgcctcggagtcaccttcccttaTCTTTCTTGTTTGTTGTATTTCGTATTCAGACAATGTTGTAATAGACATTCTAGTTATTCTGTAGATCTTATCACTCAGtctcaccaggttttgggagcaTTGTAGTTGTATTTCTGTTATCAAGATATTTATGAGAATTGTTAGTTTATATCATATCTTAGCTTTTATTTCTGTCATAATCACTcatttttaggcttacctagtattagagactaggttccatcactaTATCCTAAGGAGGGAAATTAGgaccgtgacaagttggtatcagagctctaggttcataggtattacgagtcatatgtaggtttagtagagtcttgcggatcgatttggagacatttgtacttatcttcgatatgctacaaaactgttaggaaaactttatttctttgattccttatcatgcgaattggTTGACTTCAAAAACTgaatctttgactttctattctctcacaaatggtgaggatacGCACTGCTGGATCCAACGATCAGACATTTGCACCCCTTGTTAGATCCGCGAGACGCCGAAGCTGGGGCATAGGCCGAGGAAGGTCACATGGtatagctagagcacctgcctGAGCTGCGACATaagagccactagtagctccagttggaggacaGGCACCCGAGGCACCTGTTTccacccctgcacttcaggagaccctcgcaaAATGTTTGAGCgtgtttggtactctagctcaggcggggttgattcctctcgcaccagccatatctcaggATAAGGGAGGAGCTCAGACACTTAGCGtacgtaccccagagcagcggttccatgttgatcaggtcccataAGTTATACCAGCGCatcctgttattccggttcagcccaaggttagggcAGTGGCATCTGATgaggagcagcttagacttgagaggttcaagaagtatcatcctcctactttcagtggcttagcTTCAGAAGATGCACATGTATTTGATCCGGGTAGGATGGAGGCAGTCGCTTCAGACGTACTCATCACCGGTATGGTTCTGGGTTTTCATAGAGAtccatcagtcttatttgatccgagatctacttattcatatgtgtcatcttactttgctccgtatttggatatatctcgtgattctttgagttctcctatttatgtgtccatgcttgtgaaagattctattattgtggactgtgtgtatcggtcgtgtttagttgttattagtagttttgagactagagttgatctattattgctcagtatggtagatatttgatgttatcttgggcatggactggttttcTTCCTAGCATGCTATTtaagattgtcatgccaagacagtgacattggctatgccaggttttgCTATGGTTAGAGTGGAAGggtgcattggattatgttcctagtagggttgtgttatttctaaaggctcagcggatggttgagaaggggtgtgcaGCCTTTGTAGCCTTTatgagagatgttagtgctgatactttTATTATTGAATCAGTTTCGATAGTGAGAGACTTCCCAAATGTATATCCAGTAGATCTGTCGGGCAtgctgcctgatagagatatcgattttggtattgacttgttttCAGGCACTcaccccatttctattccaccatatcgtatggctccaacagagttgaaggagttaaaagatcagttgcaagagttgattgataagggtttcatttggcGTAGTGTGTCTCCTTAGGATGCCCCGCTTTTATTTgcgaagaaaaaggatggttctatgcgcatgtgtattgattatcaccagttgaacaaggttacagtgaaaaacaagtatccattgccacgcattgatgacttatttgaccagctagagcgtgccagagtattctcaaagattgatctGTGGTCAAGgtatcatcaactgaagattcAGGATCtggatatcctgaagactgcttttaggactcgctatggtcactacgagttccttgtgatgttatttgggatgaccaacgccccaacatcatttatgcacctgatgaacaatgtataccagccatatcttgattcagttttcattgttgagtttattgatgacatcttgatgtACTCCCACAATCGGGAAGATCATGATCAACACCCGAGGATCGTGCTTCAGACCTTGTGagagaagaggttgtatgcaaaattctcaaagtgtgaattctggcttgattcagtggtattttcgggtcatgtggtgtctagtgatgggatcaaggtacaTCCAAAAAAGATTAAAGTAGTTCAGAGATGGCCCGAACCGttttcagctactgagattcggagtttacGTAGTTTGACCGGGTATTATCGTCATTTTGTAGAGAATTTCTCATCCATTGCcacacctatgaccagattaacccagaaaggtgctcctttcagatggtccgaggAGTGTTAGACGAGCTTTCAAAATATCAAGACTATTTTAGCTACAGCCCCAGTGTTAGTGCTGCCTACGGGTTTAGGGTCTTACATTGTGTATTATGATGCGTCACATATTGggcttggcgcggtgttgatccaagacggtagggtgattgcctacgcgtatCGGgtgttgaaggttcatgagaagaattatcctatccacAAATTAGAATTGACAGCTATTGTTCAGGCCTtgaaagatttggaggcactatttgtacggtgtcccatgtgaggtatataccgaccaccggagtctacaacatctgttcaaatagaaagatcttaacttgcggcagcggagatggttagagttgcttaaagactatgatatcactattctatttcatcccgagaaggccaatgtggtggccgatgccttgattCGAACGACGGAGAACTTGGGCAATTTAGCATCTCCGCCAGCAGTAGAGTGGCCACTAACCATGGATTTTTAGGTCTTgtccaaccagtttgttagatttgatgtttcggagcccagtgaGTTCTtacttgcgtggtttctcggttttctttatatgatcgcatcagatatcgtcagtatgatgacccctattttcttgtcctcaaggacacggtacAACACGgagatgccaaggaggtttctatcggagatgatggggtgtttcagatgcagggccgattatgtgtgcccaatgtggatgggttgcatgAGATGGTCCTTGAGAAGACCTACAGTTCACGATACTCCATACATTCGGGTGCCGCTAATATGTATCAAgttttgagacaacactattggaggaagagaatgaagaaagacacagtggagtatgtagcttggtgcctaaattgtcagcaagtaaagtataaGCATCAGAGGCTAGGCGGTTTTCtctagagacttgagattcccgagtggaattGGGAGCGTGTCAGCATGGATTTCGTTGtcgggctcccacagactcagaagaaatttgatgctgtttgggtgattgtggataggttgtccAATTCAGACCATTTCATTCTggtagtgactacctattcttaaTATCAGCTGGCTTatatctatatccgcgagattgttcgacttcatggcgtgccggtatccatcatctctgactggggaaTACATTTTacatcgcatttctggagagttatgcagcgtgagttaggcacacgggttgagatgagtacaacatttcacccccagacggacggaagttcgagcgtaccattcagatattggaggatatgcttcatgcttgtgttatggatttcgggggttcttgtgATCAGTTTTTGCCGCTTACAGAGTTtgattacaacaacaactacaaattgtgtattcatatggctccttacgaggccctatatgggagacggGGTCGTTCTcaagttggttggtttgagccaggagaggctaaGTTGTTGGGTATGGATTTGGTTCAAGATGGCTTGGAGAAAGTCAATTGATTCAGAATCGGCTTCGTACAAcctagtctagacagaagagttatgccaatcgGAGAGTTTGTGATGTTTCATTCATGGTTAAAGAGCAAATTTTGCTCCGGgattcacccatgaagggtgtgatgaggttcgtgaagaagggcaagttgagccctaggtatatcagaccttttgagatccttaaGAGG from Nicotiana tabacum cultivar K326 chromosome 24, ASM71507v2, whole genome shotgun sequence includes:
- the LOC142178182 gene encoding uncharacterized protein LOC142178182, with translation MPIGKLEKWKILLSEFDIVYMIQKAVKGNVLADHLAENPVDEEYKPLKTYFPDEEVSFIEEDITEAYDGWRMFFDGAANFKVIGEWATKNTKILSYLHYVQELINRFTKIECKHVPQIHNEFASALATLSSMIQHPDKNYINHIPIEIRKQPAYCAHVEEEFDGNPRFYDIKVYLGKGEYSENATHTQKRTLQRLANHFFQDGEILYRRTPDLGLLRCVNANQASRLLEDIHAEVCGPHMNGFVLDKKILRVGYFWMTMQTECIKYVQKYD